The sequence below is a genomic window from Arthrobacter sp. U41.
ATGCCGATCTTGGCCCGGCCGCCGGTGAGGAGGGCGCGGCGTCCATTCAGGTCCGTCCTCGCATCCCGTTTGCTGTGGCTGAAGGCGGCACATTCAGGGCACAGCTGGTGGTAGAACGCGTCCACCTGGGTGTAGTGCTGCTTGCAGATATAGCAGGGCCTGGACTTGATCAGGTGCCCGGCGATGCTCCCGGTCGTGGAGGGGGCGAGCTTGTTGCCGCGGGTTTCGTCGTCGATCCGGTCCGGGGCCGCCGTCGCGGTCTGGGCGAGTACGGCGCGGTCTGCGTCGGCGATCAGGTCCCGTTTGCTGACCCGGCGGTGGCGCTTGACGGCTTTGAACATCTTGCCGGTGGCGCGGCGGACCAGGACGTAGTCCGGGTGTTCCTCGTCGTAGACGTGGATGCTGTTCAGGACCTTCAGGCAGGCCTGGATTTCCTCGGGGGTCAGATCGGACGGCAGATCGGGGGAGCTCATTGCCCCAATTTTACAGCCTGCAGGGAGTCCGGCCCGCCGCCGGTGCCGGACTCCCGCTGCGGCGGAAGATGCTCAGGGGGCGTTGGCCGGCCGGTGGGCCGTGACGCCCACGGCGGCGGCCTGGACTTCCGCCACCTTGTCCACGGATTCCCGGAGGGCGGGCCAGTTCTCCGTGGCGGCCTTGACCGCGTCCGGCACCAGGATCAGGTTGGCCGCTGACAGGGCGCGCTCAGAGTCGCCCGGTTCGGGGACGAGCTGGCCCTTGGACAGGACGGTGATGCCCGAGTCGGTGACCTTGAAGCCGCGGGCCCGGTCCAGTTCGGGGTCGAGGCCGATTGCGGCGCCCGCCGGGACCTTGACGTTCTTGTCGATGATGGCGCGCTTGACGACGGCGCCCGGACCGATGTTGACCTTGTCCATCAGCACGGAGTCGAGCACCCGGCTGGAGGTGCCGACGTAGACGTCGTTGGAGAGCACGGAGCCTTCCACGATGCCGCCGGAGATGACGGTGCCGCTGGCAACGATCGAATCCAGTGCCGTACCAACCGTGTTCTTCTCGCCGCGGACGAACTTGGCCGGCGGGGAGATGCTCTGCCGCGTGTAGATCGGCCATTCCGAGTTGTAGAGGTTGAACACCGGCACGGGCGAGATGAGGTCCATGTGGGCATCGTAGAACGAGTCAATGGTGCCCACGTCGCGCCAGTAGGTGCGGTCGCGTTCGGTGGAGCCGGGGATCTGGTTCAGGGTGAAGTCGTAGACACCGGCCTCGCCCTTGTCGACGAAGTAGGGAATGATGTCCCCGCCCATGTCGTGCTTGGTGTCCAGCCGTTCGGCGTCGACGTGCAGGGCCTCGACCAGCGCATCGGCGTCGAAGACGTAGTTGCCCATGGAGGCGAGGAACTGCGTGGGGTCGGCGGCCAGTCCCGGCGTGGAGGACGGCTTCTCAACGAAGGCCGCGATCTTTTCCGGGTTGTCCTGGTCCACTTCGATGACACCGAACTGGTCGGCCATGTGCAGCGGCTGGCGGACGGCCGCAACAGTCGCCTTGGCGCCGCTGGCGACGTGCTGGTCAACCATCTGGGCGAAGTCCATCCGGTAGACGTGGTCTGCGCCCACGACGACGACGATGTCCGGGTTGGCGTCATGGATGAGGTTCAGCGACTGGTAAATGGCGTTGGCGCTGCCGAGGAACCAGCTCTTGCCCACGCGCTGCTGCGCGGGGACCGAGGCGATGTAGTTGCCCAGCTGGGTGGACATCCGCCAGGTTTCGGAAATATGGCGGTCAAGGCTGTGGGACTTGTACTGCGTCAGGACAACGATCTGCAGATAGCGGGAATTGACCAGGTTGGACAACGCAAAGTCAATGAGCCGGTAACTTCCAGCGAACGGCACACCGGGTTTAGCCCGGTCCGCCGTCAGCGGCATGAGCCGGTTTCCCTCGCCGCCTGCGAGGACAATGGCCAAAACTTTCTTAGTCGGCATGGTGATCGCTCCTGAACGCCTTTGTACTTCCCCAAAACAGTCCGGCACGCCCGAACGTCTTCACACTAGATCAGTTCCACCGTAACGACTACCTTGGGGTTTGTGCGTATAGACATTGTGACCAAAGAATTCCCGCCCGAAATCTATGGCGGCGCCGGGGTCCACGTGGCCGAGCTCAGCAGGGTGCTGGCCCAACACGTGGATCTGCAGGTGCGCGCCTTCGGCGCGCCCCGTGAGCCGGAGTATCACGGTGCGACGGTGACGTCCTACGCCGTGCCCGAGGACCTTGGCGGGGCGAACGCCGCGCTGCAGACCCTGGGGGTTGATCTGCGGATCGTCCCGGACATCGCCGGCGCGGACCTGGTGCATTCACACACCTGGTACGCCAACATGGCGGGGCACATCGCCTCGCTCCTGCACGGGATTCCCCACGTGCTCAGCGCCCACAGCCTGGAGCCGCTGCGCCCGTGGAAGGCCGAGCAGCTCGGCGGCGGCTATGCCCTGTCCTCCTGGGTGGAAAAAACAGCGTACGAAGCGGCGGCCGCGATCATCGCCGTCTCGGAGGGAATGCGCCAGGACATCCTCCGCAGCTACCCCGACGTGGACCCGGCCAAGGTCAAGGTGGTGCATAACGGCATCGACGTGAGCCTTTGGAACCGGGACGAGGGCGAGGACGTCGTCCGTGCCCTCGGGATTGACCCGGAGCTTCCGAGTGTGGTCTTCGTGGGCCGCAACACGCGCCAGAAGGGCGTTCCCTACCTGCTGCGGGCCGCCGCCAAGCTGCCCGCCGATGTGCAGCTGGTGCTGTGCCTCGGTGCCGCCGACACCCCCGAGCTGGCGGCTGAAACTGCCCGCCTGATCGAGCAGCTGCAGACCCAGCGCAGTGGTGTGATCGTGGTGGAGCGGATGCTGCCGCGCAACGAACTGATCCAGGTCCTCAGCCACGCGACGGCGTTTGCGTGCCCGTCGATCTACGAGCCGCTCGGCATCGTGAATCTGGAGGCCATGGCCTGCGGCGCCGCCGTCGTGGCCAGCGCCACCGGCGGGATCCCGGAGGTTGTCCAGCATGGTGAGACCGGTCTGCTGGTGGACATCGAGCAGGTCACGGACGGGACCGGCACCCCGCTGGATCCGGAGAAGTTCGTCACCGAATTCGCCGCCGCCCTGACCGAGGTCGTTTCCGATCCTGCCCGGGCCCGTGCCATGGGCCAGGCCGGCCGCCGCCGGGCCGAGGAGCACTTCTCCTGGGAATCCATCACGGAGACCACCCTCGAGGTGTACCGCTCGGTGCTCCCCAAGGGTTCCTGACCCGCCGCACTGAAGACCCTCCGCACTGAAGAGCAGACGACGACGCCGCCGCCCCGGCCAGGGGCGGCGCCGTCGTTGTGTACGCCGTCGTCGAATTACAGCCGGGTCAGGCGCCGGATGCCCTGGTCCCGTGGCTCTTGCGGGCCAGCAGGATTTTCTCGTCCACCGGGGCATCGCCGCTGGCACGCTGGGTGCGGAAATACCCGCGGGCCTCGTCCTGGCGGAGTTTCTCGGCGCCGGTGGCGATCTCGGCGCGCAGGTGTTCCGGGCCGAAGCCGAAAGCGTCGACCAGGTCCAGGGCGTGCGGGCGGATCTTCACGAGCAGGCGGTTGATGTAGCCGCCCACGGTCCGGGCGCGCTGCATGGAGAGCCGGCCGTTCATCAGGTACCAGGACAGGTTGTCCTCGATCAGTGACAGCCCGAAGAGGTCGCGCAGCCAGGTCAGGACCTTCCTGGTGCCCGGGTCCGTGACCTTGCCCAGCGCGTCGGTGAAGGCCTCCCACTGCAGCAGCTCGGCGTGCGCCTGGGCGGCTTCGATCAGTTCGTTCTGGTGGCTGTTGAACAGGGCGGCCCCCTGCTGCTGCGGCAGCTTGTTGGCGCCCTTGAGGGCCGAGCCGACTTCGGCGACCATGGTCTGCACCCGGTCGGTCAGCAGCGCGCGCTGGCTCGCCTCGTCCTTGATCGCGATGGCCGCCTTCTGCACCGACCCGGAATCGGCCATGAACTGGGCGACACCGCGCAGCCCGGTGCGGTGGATGGCGGCGCCGGCGGCCTGGCCGACCACGTAGCGGGCCAGCACCCCGAAGTCCACGTTCCGGAATTCCTTGGCGTAGTCGGCCAGCAGCCGCTTGGCGACCAGCTGCAGCAGGACCGTGTTGTCCCCCTCGAAGGTGGCGTACACGTCGAGGTCGGCCCGCAGCGAGGCGAAGCGGTTCTCGATCAGGAAGCCGGCGCCGCCGCAGGCCTCGCGGCATTCCTGCAGGGTGTCGAGGGCATGCCAGGTGCTGAGCGGCTTGAGCGCCGCCGCGAGGGTTTCCAGGTCCTGGCGGTCCTCGTCCGTGTCAGCGCGGCCGGAGAAGACGTCGTCGAACTTCTGCAGCAGCTGTTCGCTGGCGAAACCCGCGGCGTACGTTGTGGCGAGGCGGGTGAACAGGCGGCGCTGGTGCCGCTGGTAGTCGAGCAGCACTTCCTCGTCGGTCTGGGAGGAGGCGTTGAACTGGCGGCGTTCCGTGGCGTACTGGATCGCCGTCTTCAAGGCGAGCTTGGACGCGGTGACGGCGGCGCCGTCGAGCGAGACGCGGCCCTGGACCAGGGTGCCGAGCATGGTGAAAAAGCGGCGCCCCGGGCTGGCGATGGGGGAGCTGTAGCTGCCGTCGGCGTCGACGTTGCCGTAGCGGTTCAGCAGGTTGGTGCGGGGGATCCGGACGTGCGTGAAGTGCAGCCGGCCGTTGTCGATGCCGTTCAGGCCGCCCTTGACACCGTCGTCCTCGCCGCCTATGCCCGGGAGGAATTCCTTGGTGCCGGGATCGCGGAGGTCCAGGTAGAAGGCATGGACGCCGTGGTTCACGCCCCGCGTCACCAGCTGCGCGAAGACGACGGCGGCGAGTCCGTCCACGGCGGCGTTCCCGATGTAGTCCTTCCACGCGGCCCGGAACGGGGTGTGCAGCACGAATTCTTCGGTGGCGGGGTCGTAGGTGGCGGTGGTGGCGATGCTGGCGACGTCCGAGCCGTGTCCGGTCTCCGTCATGGCAAAGCAGCCGGGAATGTCCAGGTTCATGATGCCGGGCAGCCACTTTTGGTGGTGCTCCCCGGTGCCGAGGTGGTTCACGGCGGAACCGAACAGGCCCCACTGGACGCCGGCCTTGATCTGCAGGGAAGGGTCGGCGATGACAAGCTCCTGGAAGCCGGCCACGTTGCCGCCGTGCTCGTCGTTGCCTCCGACGGACGCCGGGAAGGCGCGGTGCACGGCTCCGTTCTCCACCAGGACCTTGAGCTGGCCGAAGGCGCGCCGGCGGTGTTCGGTGTGGGTCAGGCCCTCGGTCTTGTGCAGCTCCGGCTGGCCCGCCAGTGCCCGTGCGGTACGGCGGGTGTCGGCCCACTTTCCAAGGAGCAGCTCGCCCAGGGCGGCGACGTCGACCACGGGGACCGCCGCTTTGGCTGACGCTGACGGGGCAGTGGTGTTCCTGGTGGCGCCCGCGTGGCGGTCGGCTAGTTCTGTCATGTCGTTTCCTTCTTTGGTTCTGACAAGGTCGGTGGTGCGGCCGGCGCGGGCGCCGTGCGGAGTTCGGGGGCAATGCCGACGCAGAGCCAGTCGGTAATCTGGCGCGCCATCGCCTCCTGGTCGGGCTTGGAAGTTGACGCGGGGCTGGCGAGCCATTGTTCGCCGGCGTTCCGGACCAGGCCGATCGCCGCGTTCGGCCAGTAACCGATCACAGCCTCGCGCCCGGCGGAGTCCCCGAGGTGGTTGCGCATGGGCCCGTCGATCATGTCGCTGATCGCCGCAAAAAAATGTCCCAGGGCACCCGCGGTGGCCATGGTTCCGTTCGTGGCTTCCGCTTCCCCGGGGGTGTACCGCGTGACGAAGGTGTACACGTTGGGGCTGGTTTCAGCCATCTGCAGGTAGGCGGAGACCATAGCGAACAACCCCTCCCGCGGCGTCTGGGCACTCTGCGCGGCTTCCTGGATGCGCCGCTGCATCTGGCTCAGCACCACTTCGCCCACGGCCTGCTGCAGCCCGGCCTTGTCGCCGAAATACCGGTAGAACACGGATTTCGAGGTGCCCGCCGCCGCAGCGATGTCCTCCATGGAAGCATCACTGCCGAGCGCATGCACGGCCCTGCGGGCGGATTTGATCAGCTCACGGCGCCGCTCCTCCCGGTGCGACTGCCAGCGCGAGGCGCGGCCGTCCACACCGCCGGCGCCGGCAGCAGGGGAGCCGGACGGGCTTCCACCGGGAAGATCAGTCTGGGGGATGTTCACGATACCCAGCGTATCAGGTACGCTGGGTATCAGTAACCGCTTTGATCAAAGGAGACAGCCCATGTCCGTCAACGGACAGTCCGCACCCGGACCAAAGGAATCCACCGGCCCGGTGCGAAACCCCGCAAAAAGCGCCGCAGCTCCGGCAGCAGCTCCAGCCGCAGCTCCGGCAGCAGCTCCGGCCGCAGGACCGGCCGCAGGACCGGCCGCAGGACCGGCTACAGCATCGGCCGCGCCGCAGCTCCGCAGGGCGGTCATCGTGGGCGGCAACCGCATTCCCTTTGCCCGGACCGGGGGCGCCTACACCAAGTCCTCCAACCAGGACATGCTGACCGCGGCCCTGGACGGGCTGATCGCCCGTTTCGGCCTGCAGGACGAGCGCATCGGCGAAGTGGGCGCCGGCGCCGTGCTCAAGCACTCCCGTGATTTCAACCTGACGCGTGAAGCCGTGCTCGGCTCCGCGCTGTCCGCGGAGACCCCGGCCTACGACCTGCAGCAGGCCTGCGCCACCGGGCTGGAGACGGTCCTCGGCCTTGCCAACAAGATCAAGCTCGGGCAGATTGAGTCGGCCATCGCCGGCGGCGTCGATTCCGCCTCGGACGCGCCCATCGCGGTCAGTGAGGGCCTGCGTGAAGTGCTGCTGGACCTGAACCGCGCCAGGACGCTGCCGCAGCGGCTTCAGGTCCTCAGCCGCCTCCGGCCCCGGGACCTCACCCCGGATGCTCCCAACACCGGGGAACCGCGTACCGGCCTGTCCATGGGAGAGCATCAGGCGCTCACCACGGCCCAGTGGAAGATCACCCGTGAGGCGCAGGATGAGCTGGCCTTCAACAGCCACCGCAACCTTGCCGCAGCCTACGACGCCGGCTTCTTCGATGACCTGCTCACCCCGTACCGCGGGCTCACCCGGGACTCCAACCTGCGCGCAGACACCAGCCTTGAGAAGCTGGCCACACTTAAGCCCGTTTTCGGCAAGAACCTGGGCTCGGCGGCGACCATGACGGCCGGCAACTCCACCCCGCTGACCGACGGCGCCTCAACGGTGCTGCTCGCCTCCGAGGAGTGGGCCGATGCCCACGACCTGCCCAAGCTGGCCACTGTCGTTGACGGGGAGGCGGCGGCCGTGGACTTCGTCCACGGCAAGGATGGGCTCCTCATGGCACCGGCGTTCGCGGTGCCGCGGCTGCTCGCCCGCAACGGGCTCAGCCTGGATGACATCGATTTCTTCGAAATCCATGAAGCATTCGCCGGCACCGTGCTGAGCACCCTGGCCGCGTGGGAGGACGAGGAATTCGGCCGCACCCGGCTGGGCCTGGACGGAGCCTTCGGCAGCATCGACCGGTCAAAGCTGAACGTGAACGGGTCCTCCCTCGCCGCCGGCCACCCCTTCGCGGCCACCGGCGGGCGGATCGTCGCCTCGCTCGCGAAAATGCTGCACGCCAGGGGCCACGTCGACGGCCGCCCGGCCCGCGGCCTGATCTCCATCTGCGCCGCCGGCGGCCAGGGCGTCGTCGCGATTCTTGAAGCACACTAGGGGAACCCGATGACCGACAAGTACACGCAGATGGTGAGCAAGGGCTTCGGCCGGGACATCGCCAAAAAACTCGGGCTGCCGCAACCGGTGGTGCTGCGGCGCCACCAGCCGGGCCAGCCGCTAATCACCGGGCCCGTCCTGGTCCAGGGCACCGGCAGCGGCGCGGATGAGCTGGCCTCGATCCTCCTGTCCTGGGACCTCGATGTGCGCCGTCATGCGGTGCCCAAGGAAAAACTCGGCGCCATCATCCTCGTGCTGGACGAACTGGTGCATCCGCAGGACCTGGCCAAGCCGGTGCTCACGGCCGCCGCTTCCCTCCGGGATCTGGCCCCCAATTCCCGCGTCATCACGGTCTCCCGCACGGCCGCTGACGCCGCGGACCCGGCGGCCGCGGCCGCCCGGCAGGGCGTGGACGGCCTGCTCCGGTCACTGGCCAAGGAACTCCGCGCGGGCGCCACCGCCAACGGCATCCTGCTCGCCGGCGGCGCCCTGACAACGAGCACCAGCACCCTCGGCGCGCTCCGGTTCTTCCTCTCCGGCCGCTCGGCCTTCGTCGACGGGCAGTTCCTCACCGTCAGTTCCGCCGAGGGGCAGCTGCCGGCCGACGCCGAGAAGCCGCTGGCGGGCAAAGTCGCCGTCGTGACCGGTGCGGCTCGCGGAATCGGCGCAGCGATAGCCCGCACCCTGTACCGCGACGGCGCCACGCTCGTCCTGGTTGACATCCCGGCGGCCGGGGACCACCTGGCGGCGGTGGCCAACGAAGTGCACGGCACGGCGCTGCAGCTGGACATCAGCCGTGCGGACGCCGGGCTGCGGATCATCGACCACGCCGTGGAACGCCACGGGCGCCTGGACATCGTGATCCACAATGCCGGCATCACCCGGGACAAGCTGCTGGCCAACATGGACGAAGGGCGATGGAACTCGGTGATCGCGGTCAACATCGCCGCGCAGCTGCGGATCAACGAGGCCCTGCTGGCGTCCGGGCACTTCCGAAGCAGCCCGCGGATCGTGTCCGTCGCCTCCACCAGCGGCATCGCCGGCAACCGCGGCCAGACCAACTATGCCGCCTCCAAGGGCGGCGTGATGGGCATGGTCCAGGCCACGGCACCGCTGATCGGCAGGCACGGCGGATCCATCAACGCCGTCGCCCCGGGCTTTATCGAGACCGAGATGACCGCGAAGATCCCGTTCGCCACCCGGGAGGTCGCGCGCAGGCTGAACTCCCTGCAGCAGGGCGGCCAGCCCGGCGACGTCGCCGAGGCGATCGCGTTCCTGGCCAGTGACGCGGCCGGCGGCATCTCCGGCGAGGTGCTCCGGGTCTGCGGGCAGAACCTGGTGGGAGCATGACCCCTCCGCAGGCCGTCATCCTGGGCGAGATGCCGTCGCTGTCGAAGCTTTACCTCAACGCGGCGGCCACCGCCGCCCGACGCAGGGTTTTTTTGGGGGCCCATGCCTGCACCGGTCTCCCGGAGACCCGGCACGAGGTCCGCGACGTGAAGGCGTCGGTGGAGAACCTCACGGCGTACCAGCACCTGATCGGCGAGACCGCGAGCGATGTCCTGCCGGCCGGTTTTATCCATGCGCTGGCGTTCCCCCTGGCCATGAGCGTGATGAACCGGGACGATTTCCCGCTGCCGCTGCTTGGCATGATCCACCTGGAGAACCGGGTGGTGCAGTCCGAACCCATCCGCTTCACCGAGGCCCTGGACCTCCGGGCCTGGACGGAGAACCTGCGCGGGCACCGGTCCGGGAGCCGGCTGGACCTCGTCACTGAAGTGCGCGGTGCGGGGGAGCAGGACGTGCGCTGGCGCGGTGTCTCCAGCTATCTGGCCAAGGGCGTGTTCCTGCCGGGAATCGACAAGCCCACAGCCGCTCCGGTTCCGGCGGGTTTTTCCGCGCCGGACCCAACCGCGCTGTGGCAGCTGGGCGTGGACACGGGGCGCGCCTACGCCGCCGTGTCCGGCGACTTCAACCCGATCCACCTGAGCGTCCTCTCGGCCAAGGCCCTGGGCCTGCGACGGTCGATAGCGCACGGCATGTATCTGGCATCGAGGGCCCTGGCGGACGTGGGTGCCGCCAAGGGCGATGCTTTCAGCTGGGACGTGGCCTTCGAGGCGCCGGTGTTCCTGCCGGCCCGCGTGGCCCTGGACATCAGTACGGTCAAGGACGCTGACGGGGCGTGGCAGCGCTCGGACTATGTCGCCTGGAACTCGCGTTCAGGGCGCAAGCACTTCAGCGGATCGGTGGCCGCACTCCAGTAGTGCCCGCAGCAAGAGGCGACGGCGGTGTCCGCCCCGGAGAGGGGCGGACACCGCCGTCGCCGCCTAATCTCTTATCTGCGCCTGCGCGCTACATGCTGTCCGCGGAGGACTTCGCCACGCGCAGCATCCGGTGCAGGCTCAGCAGGATCGATTCGACGGCGCTCGGGGCGTCGGTTGCGGCTTCCTCGGCACCGACGCGTGCCGTCAGGGCCTTGACAGCGGCGTCGGCTGCTTCGCTCAGCTCCGACTGCCGGTCCGGGCTCTCCTCCTGCAGTGAGCGCAGGACGTCGCCCACCGCAGACATGGCGTCGGCGAGCGGGGCGGCGTATTCATCGGGCACGACAAAGGGGGTGTCCT
It includes:
- a CDS encoding MaoC family dehydratase, with product MTPPQAVILGEMPSLSKLYLNAAATAARRRVFLGAHACTGLPETRHEVRDVKASVENLTAYQHLIGETASDVLPAGFIHALAFPLAMSVMNRDDFPLPLLGMIHLENRVVQSEPIRFTEALDLRAWTENLRGHRSGSRLDLVTEVRGAGEQDVRWRGVSSYLAKGVFLPGIDKPTAAPVPAGFSAPDPTALWQLGVDTGRAYAAVSGDFNPIHLSVLSAKALGLRRSIAHGMYLASRALADVGAAKGDAFSWDVAFEAPVFLPARVALDISTVKDADGAWQRSDYVAWNSRSGRKHFSGSVAALQ
- a CDS encoding 3-oxoacyl-ACP reductase, coding for MTDKYTQMVSKGFGRDIAKKLGLPQPVVLRRHQPGQPLITGPVLVQGTGSGADELASILLSWDLDVRRHAVPKEKLGAIILVLDELVHPQDLAKPVLTAAASLRDLAPNSRVITVSRTAADAADPAAAAARQGVDGLLRSLAKELRAGATANGILLAGGALTTSTSTLGALRFFLSGRSAFVDGQFLTVSSAEGQLPADAEKPLAGKVAVVTGAARGIGAAIARTLYRDGATLVLVDIPAAGDHLAAVANEVHGTALQLDISRADAGLRIIDHAVERHGRLDIVIHNAGITRDKLLANMDEGRWNSVIAVNIAAQLRINEALLASGHFRSSPRIVSVASTSGIAGNRGQTNYAASKGGVMGMVQATAPLIGRHGGSINAVAPGFIETEMTAKIPFATREVARRLNSLQQGGQPGDVAEAIAFLASDAAGGISGEVLRVCGQNLVGA
- the glgC gene encoding glucose-1-phosphate adenylyltransferase; this translates as MTMPTKKVLAIVLAGGEGNRLMPLTADRAKPGVPFAGSYRLIDFALSNLVNSRYLQIVVLTQYKSHSLDRHISETWRMSTQLGNYIASVPAQQRVGKSWFLGSANAIYQSLNLIHDANPDIVVVVGADHVYRMDFAQMVDQHVASGAKATVAAVRQPLHMADQFGVIEVDQDNPEKIAAFVEKPSSTPGLAADPTQFLASMGNYVFDADALVEALHVDAERLDTKHDMGGDIIPYFVDKGEAGVYDFTLNQIPGSTERDRTYWRDVGTIDSFYDAHMDLISPVPVFNLYNSEWPIYTRQSISPPAKFVRGEKNTVGTALDSIVASGTVISGGIVEGSVLSNDVYVGTSSRVLDSVLMDKVNIGPGAVVKRAIIDKNVKVPAGAAIGLDPELDRARGFKVTDSGITVLSKGQLVPEPGDSERALSAANLILVPDAVKAATENWPALRESVDKVAEVQAAAVGVTAHRPANAP
- a CDS encoding acetyl-CoA C-acetyltransferase, whose product is MSVNGQSAPGPKESTGPVRNPAKSAAAPAAAPAAAPAAAPAAGPAAGPAAGPATASAAPQLRRAVIVGGNRIPFARTGGAYTKSSNQDMLTAALDGLIARFGLQDERIGEVGAGAVLKHSRDFNLTREAVLGSALSAETPAYDLQQACATGLETVLGLANKIKLGQIESAIAGGVDSASDAPIAVSEGLREVLLDLNRARTLPQRLQVLSRLRPRDLTPDAPNTGEPRTGLSMGEHQALTTAQWKITREAQDELAFNSHRNLAAAYDAGFFDDLLTPYRGLTRDSNLRADTSLEKLATLKPVFGKNLGSAATMTAGNSTPLTDGASTVLLASEEWADAHDLPKLATVVDGEAAAVDFVHGKDGLLMAPAFAVPRLLARNGLSLDDIDFFEIHEAFAGTVLSTLAAWEDEEFGRTRLGLDGAFGSIDRSKLNVNGSSLAAGHPFAATGGRIVASLAKMLHARGHVDGRPARGLISICAAGGQGVVAILEAH
- the glgA gene encoding glycogen synthase, with translation MRIDIVTKEFPPEIYGGAGVHVAELSRVLAQHVDLQVRAFGAPREPEYHGATVTSYAVPEDLGGANAALQTLGVDLRIVPDIAGADLVHSHTWYANMAGHIASLLHGIPHVLSAHSLEPLRPWKAEQLGGGYALSSWVEKTAYEAAAAIIAVSEGMRQDILRSYPDVDPAKVKVVHNGIDVSLWNRDEGEDVVRALGIDPELPSVVFVGRNTRQKGVPYLLRAAAKLPADVQLVLCLGAADTPELAAETARLIEQLQTQRSGVIVVERMLPRNELIQVLSHATAFACPSIYEPLGIVNLEAMACGAAVVASATGGIPEVVQHGETGLLVDIEQVTDGTGTPLDPEKFVTEFAAALTEVVSDPARARAMGQAGRRRAEEHFSWESITETTLEVYRSVLPKGS
- a CDS encoding acyl-CoA dehydrogenase family protein — translated: MTELADRHAGATRNTTAPSASAKAAVPVVDVAALGELLLGKWADTRRTARALAGQPELHKTEGLTHTEHRRRAFGQLKVLVENGAVHRAFPASVGGNDEHGGNVAGFQELVIADPSLQIKAGVQWGLFGSAVNHLGTGEHHQKWLPGIMNLDIPGCFAMTETGHGSDVASIATTATYDPATEEFVLHTPFRAAWKDYIGNAAVDGLAAVVFAQLVTRGVNHGVHAFYLDLRDPGTKEFLPGIGGEDDGVKGGLNGIDNGRLHFTHVRIPRTNLLNRYGNVDADGSYSSPIASPGRRFFTMLGTLVQGRVSLDGAAVTASKLALKTAIQYATERRQFNASSQTDEEVLLDYQRHQRRLFTRLATTYAAGFASEQLLQKFDDVFSGRADTDEDRQDLETLAAALKPLSTWHALDTLQECREACGGAGFLIENRFASLRADLDVYATFEGDNTVLLQLVAKRLLADYAKEFRNVDFGVLARYVVGQAAGAAIHRTGLRGVAQFMADSGSVQKAAIAIKDEASQRALLTDRVQTMVAEVGSALKGANKLPQQQGAALFNSHQNELIEAAQAHAELLQWEAFTDALGKVTDPGTRKVLTWLRDLFGLSLIEDNLSWYLMNGRLSMQRARTVGGYINRLLVKIRPHALDLVDAFGFGPEHLRAEIATGAEKLRQDEARGYFRTQRASGDAPVDEKILLARKSHGTRASGA
- a CDS encoding TetR/AcrR family transcriptional regulator yields the protein MNIPQTDLPGGSPSGSPAAGAGGVDGRASRWQSHREERRRELIKSARRAVHALGSDASMEDIAAAAGTSKSVFYRYFGDKAGLQQAVGEVVLSQMQRRIQEAAQSAQTPREGLFAMVSAYLQMAETSPNVYTFVTRYTPGEAEATNGTMATAGALGHFFAAISDMIDGPMRNHLGDSAGREAVIGYWPNAAIGLVRNAGEQWLASPASTSKPDQEAMARQITDWLCVGIAPELRTAPAPAAPPTLSEPKKETT